From Magnolia sinica isolate HGM2019 chromosome 13, MsV1, whole genome shotgun sequence, one genomic window encodes:
- the LOC131222562 gene encoding G-type lectin S-receptor-like serine/threonine-protein kinase SD3-1 has translation MLESEVFRLCLPLLLCIFLGFFFLLVSSQIGLDSKLSVVQNDYWVSPNGDFAFGFFNRSDQPNQFSVGIRFNSIMIPVHEQTVVWVAGADVSVGCDSFLHFTAGGDLVLFDSVKGVIAWTSNTSHFSVASAALLDNGNLVLLNQDRVVVWQSFWTPSDTLLPGQNLSISQTLRAASRNAVSSYYSLSMDISGQLKLSWETNVSYWESETSSLHIIGATFTKDGVLQLLDQRFRPVWSRFGEDHNDSSVDFRFLRLDVDGNLRMYSWVESSKSWRLVWQAVKNQCNVFATCGHCGVCVFTPTGTSLCKCLFGSSTDLSPNCLAPFKPKCTSGYTMVAREHTFLYGIYPPNDLITRTSSKQCRNSCLQDPLCTSVTVANDGTGRCFTKKTSFITGYEDPSLASISYVKVCLDPVAALPNNFPASSPSSLQSPLLRRSRGFCAPCLILAVSGTLVAFVTIQIGIGLCFFKRRKAVKKTTTSAFMDPNSRGLITLSYSDIKDLTGNFKHPLGPRVFKGMLPNNQMVAVKDLKGIDREVTMEEKQFKCAISVIGSIHHKNLLKLEGYCCESDHRFLVYEYAKHGSVAKWIEEVKLGKRLTWRKRMEICVGVARAMAYLHMGCREFVSHGNLKWANVVLDELFEAKLTEFGLGRVGGGSTHESGAAERDVVRFGEMVVMIVSGRGGDRELCSWAHEEWADGRAERVLDARVEGGVDADELERTLRIAFWCLQVDERLRPSMGEVLKVLEGTLTVDPPPPPFTHRRPPKELLSESDSEPNL, from the coding sequence ATGCTCGAAAGTGAGGTATTTCGGCTCTGTTTGCCTCTTCTCCTCTGCATTTTTCTTGGGTTTTTCTTCCTTCTCGTTAGCTCGCAAATTGGCCTAGACTCTAAGCTCTCCGTCGTCCAAAATGACTATTGGGTCTCCCCAAATGGGGACTTTGCATTCGGTTTCTTCAACCGTTCTGATCAGCCCAATCAGTTCAGCGTCGGCATCCGCTTCAATTCGATCATGATCCCTGTCCATGAACAAACTGTGGTTTGGGTCGCTGGAGCTGATGTTTCAGTTGGCTGCGATTCGTTTCTCCATTTTACAGCAGGTGGAGATCTGGTTCTGTTTGATTCGGTAAAGGGTGTCATTGCCTGGACAAGCAACACCAGCCATTTCTCTGTTGCTTCAGCTGCTCTTCTAGACAATGGCAATCTCGTCCTCTTGAACCAAGACAGGGTTGTAGTTTGGCAAAGCTTCTGGACTCCCTCCGACACACTTCTCCCCGGTCAGAACCTATCTATTTCCCAAACTCTCCGAGCTGCCAGCAGAAACGCTGTTTCGAGTTACTATAGTCTATCCATGGATATTTCTGGCCAGTTGAAACTGAGTTGGGAAACCAATGTCAGTTATTGGGAGAGTgaaacttcttctcttcatatCATCGGAGCCACATTCACAAAAGATGGAGTGCTTCAACTTCTCGACCAAAGATTCAGACCAGTCTGGTCAAGATTCGGAGAAGATCACAACGATTCATCGGTGGATTTTCGGTTTCTCAGGCTGGATGTTGATGGGAATCTCCGAATGTATTCATGGGTTGAATCATCAAAGTCATGGAGGTTGGTATGGCAAGCTGTGAAGAACCAGTGCAATGTTTTCGCTACTTGTGGTCACTGTGGTGTGTGCGTCTTCACCCCTACAGGGACCTCGCTTTGCAAATGTCTGTTTGGGTCTTCGACTGATTTGAGTCCTAATTGCCTGGCACCATTCAAACCAAAGTGCACTTCTGGTTACACCATGGTTGCTCGTGAGCACACGTTCTTATATGGAATCTACCCGCCAAATGACCTGATCACCCGAACCAGTTCAAAACAGTGTAGGAACTCATGCCTGCAAGACCCACTTTGCACTTCTGTGACAGTAGCCAATGATGGTACCGGTCGGTGTTTTACAAAAAAAACTTCCTTCATTACTGGCTACGAAGATCCCTCCCTAGCATCAATCTCTTACGTAAAGGTCTGTTTAGATCCAGTTGCTGCATTGCCCAACAATTTTCCTGCATCTTCCCCATCTTCCCTGCAGTCACCTCTACTCAGACGATCTCGTGGGTTTTGTGCACCTTGTCTTATTCTAGCAGTCTCAGGCACGCTTGTCGCCTTCGTCACAATTCAGATTGGAATTGGTCTTTGCTTCTTCAAAAGAAGAAAAGCCGTCAAGAAAACAACAACTTCGGCCTTCATGGATCCAAACTCAAGAGGCTTGATTACATTATCCTACTCTGATATCAAGGATCTGACTGGCAATTTCAAGCACCCGCTTGGACCAAGGGTATTCAAGGGCATGCTTCCAAACAACCAGATGGTTGCGGTCAAAGATCTGAAGGGTATAGACAGAGAAGTGACCATGGAAGAGAAGCAGTTCAAATGTGCAATTTCAGTTATAGGGAGCATTCACCATAAGAATCTGCTGAAGCTGGAGGGCTACTGTTGTGAGTCTGACCACAGATTTTTGGTTTATGAGTATGCGAAGCATGGCTCTGTTGCCAAATGGATAGAGGAAGTTAAGCTCGGCAAGAGGTTAACATGGAGAAAAAGGATGGAGATATGTGTAGGGGTGGCAAGGGCAATGGCCTACTTGCATATGGGCTGTAGGGAGTTTGTTAGCCATGGGAATTTGAAATGGGCAAATGTGGTTTTGGATGAATTGTTTGAGGCTAAGCTGACTGAGTTTGGGCTAGGGAGAGTAGGTGGTGGGTCTACCCATGAGAGTGGGGCTGCTGAAAGGGACGTGGTGAGGTTCGGGGAGATGGTGGTGATGATTGTGAGTGGGCGCGGAGGTGACAGGGAGCTCTGTAGTTGGGCCCATGAGGAGTGGGCGGATGGACGAGCAGAGAGGGTATTAGATGCAAGGGTTGAGGGCGGAGTGGATGCAGACGAGTTGGAGCGGACGTTGAGAATTGCATTTTGGTGCTTGCAGGTTGATGAACGGCTAAGGCCTTCAATGGGTGAGGTGCTGAAGGTGTTAGAGGGCACTCTTACCGTTGACCCTCCACCACCACCGTTTACCCACCGGAGACCGCCTAAGGAACTGTTATCTGAGTCGGATTCAGAACCTAACCTCTAG
- the LOC131222563 gene encoding photosystem II 5 kDa protein, chloroplastic-like, translated as MASITMAASFIGTVNVSERPSMNRRRLVMATATEADHIEKPNRSGSSTRANNSRRDVMFAAAAVAICSAACGHDLAIATEGPKPGTPEAKKIYAPVCVTMPTARICHK; from the coding sequence ATGGCGTCGATCACCATGGCCGCCTCGTTCATTGGCACCGTCAATGTGTCTGAACGACCTTCGATGAACCGTCGCCGGCTGGTTATGGCTACGGCTACTGAAGCTGACCACATTGAGAAACCGAACCGTAGCGGCTCTAGCACACGAGCTAACAACAGCAGGCGGGACGTGATGTTTGCAGCAGCAGCTGTGGCCATATGCTCAGCTGCATGTGGCCATGATCTGGCCATCGCCACTGAAGGTCCCAAGCCAGGGACCCCAGAAGCCAAGAAGATCTATGCACCTGTCTGTGTCACCATGCCGACGGCTCGTATCTGTCACAAGTGA